Proteins from a genomic interval of Antedon mediterranea chromosome 5, ecAntMedi1.1, whole genome shotgun sequence:
- the LOC140049190 gene encoding DNA repair and recombination protein RAD54B-like isoform X1 translates to MRRSAAPSQCLGKRPCFSPPFIRATKKHCSSNSISQEDLSSVPNNKQINKFTPPTITSVVFNESLLPQSTNSKKETLKSLENHMNDADCEKEEKGHESTTSIHKTESIVEQKINSTNTNRVFADVTRLERCKQIKGKFTNPSSSNLTIHQKNEEEPESVYYAVLWCKMSKKKHKKWEGDAFLATRGKYVRLIDLDGKEIGKGSGYKSSELSTMDEGHTLFIGGKEIEVMNKISKKDWNSGRCFNAAASVAPSFESHAPLTHATVKGFIKPTKACSSNIKTAKLLPLFDPSKPDALVLPSPSPTQQWNNPAGTKGTVDVVVDPHLSKKLRPHQRQGVVFLYECVMGKHQGSGAILADDMGLGKTLQCITLIWTLLKQNPYSGSPVLRRVLIITPGSLVKNWCREFRKWLGDERIKVFAVSGEKKVQEFLHSPIYPVMIISYEMFVRSLEDVKRCKFDIMICDEGHRLKNTAIKTTTFLSSLQVKRRILLTGTPIQNDLQEFYSLIEFCNPGILGSSSSFHHVYEVPIVRSRQPDATEEDKQLGATRAAELSRITKQFVLRRSQDVINIHLPPKVENVVFCQPSNLQLQLYESILKSCILKECLTGFSNGALHLMCISAIKKLCSEPSLLLPACLEADSSIHDDNSTRLYQGLASLYPDVFTSENFSVEYSGKLKVLSQLLHSVHQNEPASKVVVVSAYTQTLDLLQRLCDSANYNFCRLDGSTPTAKRQNIVEHFNSSYSNDFVFLLSSKAGGVGLNLIGASRLVLYDVDWNPANDLQAMARIWRDGQMKKVHIYRLLTTGTIEEKIYQRQISKQGLSGAIVDANINTKTVFSTEELKDLFTLHTDSACVTHDLLTCSCSSHKQLNSTVEAPRRRCQLGDKSTPRSISMDELLKWQHIPVSKGSINKDPCLQSDSITFIFRNEVNEGDGTQSSH, encoded by the exons ATGAGAAGGTCTGCAGCACCCTCACAATGTCTGGGAAAACGTCCTTGTTTTAGTCCTCCGTTTATCCGAGCTACTAAAAAACATTGTTCAAGCAACAGTATATCGCAAGAAGATCTGTCGTCAGTcccaaataacaaacaaataaacaaatttacacCACCAACTATCACGTCTgttgtttttaatgaatcacTCCTGCCACAGTCTACTAATTCAAAAAAAGAAACTTTAAAAAGTTTAGAAAATCATATGAATGATGCAGATTGTGAGAAAGAAGAGAAAGGACATGAAAGTACGACAAGTATACATAAAACAGAAAGTATTGttgaacaaaaaataaattcaactAACACTAACAGAGTTTTTGCAGATGTCACTAGACTTGAAAGATGCAAACAAATTAAAGGAAAGTTTACAAACCCAAGTAGCAGTAACCTAACAATCCATCAGAAAAATGAAGAGGAACCAGAGTCTGTTTACTATGCTGTACTTTG GTGTAAAATGTCCAAAAAAAAGCACAAGAAATGGGAAGGTGATG CCTTCTTAGCAACAAGAGGAAAGTATGTTCGGTTGATAGATCTTGATGGAAAGGA AATTGGCAAGGGAAGTGGCTACAAGTCAAGTGAGTTGAGTACAATGGATGAAGGCCATACACTATTCATTGGAGGTAAAGAAATTGAG GTGATGAATAAAATTTCTAAAAAAGATTGGAACTCGGGACGTTGTTTTAATGCAGCAGCATCTGTCGCACCATCTTTTGAATCTCATGCTCCTTTAACTCATGCAACAGTTAAAGGATTCATTAAGCCTACAAAGGCATGCTCTTCAAATATTAAG acTGCCAAGTTGTTACCGCTATTTGACCCCAGTAAGCCAGATGCACTTGTGCTTCCTTCTCCCTCACCCACACAACAATGGAATAATCCAGCAGGCACTAAGGGCACTGTTGATGTTGTTGTTGATCCGCACCTGAGCAAGAAACTCCGACCACATCAACGTCAAGGAGTTGTTTTCTTATATGAATGTGTAATGGGAAAACACCAAGGATCTGGAGCTATTCTGGC AGATGACATGGGTTTGGGCAAAACTTTGCAATGTATAACTTTAATATG gaCGTTATTAAAACAAAACCCTTACAGTGGATCTCCAGTGCTTCGTAGAGTTTTAATAATCACCCCTGGAAGTCTTGTTAAG aattggTGCAGAGAATTTCGAAAATGGCTCGGAGATGAGCGAATTAAAGTTTTTGCTGTTTCAGGGGAAAAGAAAGTTCAG GAATTTCTGCATTCTCCTATTTACCCTGTGATGATAATAAGCTATGAGATGTTTGTACGTTCACTTGAGGATGTTAAACGTTGTAAATTTGACATAATGATTTGTGATGAGGGACATAGACTTAAAAACACTGCTATCAAAACAACTACT TTCTTATCTAGTTTACAAGTTAAAAGAAGAATCTTATTAACTGGAACTCCAATACAG aatGATTTACAAGAATTCTACTCACTTATTGAATTCTGCAATCCTGGAATATTGG GCTCCAGTTCATCATTCCATCATGTGTATGAAGTGCCAATTGTAAGGTCTCGTCAGCCTGACGCAACTGAAGAGGACAAGCAGCTAGGTGCGACACGAGCAGCAGAG cTGTCAAGAATAACAAAACAGTTTGTGTTGAGAAGATCTCAAGatgttattaatatacatttaccTCCTAAAG TTGAGAATGTCGTATTTTGTCAACCATCTAACCTCCAACTTCAACTCTATGAGTCTATACTTAAGTCGTGTATTCTTAAGGAATGTCTAACAGGATTTTCCAATGGTGCATTACATCTTATGTGTATTTCAGCTATCAAAAAGTTATGCAGTGAACCTAGTCTTCTATTACCAGCCTGCTTAGAAGCAGACAGTAGTATACATGATGATAATTCG aCACGTCTATACCAAGGACTTGCTAGTCTCTATCCAGACGTCTTTACAAGTGAAAACTTCAGTGTTGAATATAGTGGGAAGTTAAAGGTTCTTTCACAACTGCTGCATTCAGTCCATCAAAATGAGCCTGCATCAAAAGTTGTAGTTGTGTCTGCTTATACTCAG ACATTAGATCTTTTACAGCGTCTTTGTGACTCTGCTAATTACAACTTTTGTCGTTTAGATGGCAGCACACCAACagcaaaaagacaaaatattgtTGAACATTTTAACTCCTCTTATTCCAATGATT TTGTATTTCTGTTAAGTTCCAAAGCAGGAGGTGTTGGTTTAAATCTGATTGGTGCTTCACGCCTCGTTCTGTATGACGTCGATTGGAATCCAGCCAATGATCTTCAG GCTATGGCTAGAATATGGCGAGATGGACAAATGAAAAAAGTGCATATTTACAGACTCTTGACTACA GGTACAATAGAAGAGAAAATTTACCAGCGACAGATAAGCAAGCAAGGACTTAGTGGAGCTATTGTAGATGCTAACATTAATACTAAGACTGTGTTCTCAACTGAAGAACTTAAG GATCTGTTTACACTACACACAGACTCCGCATGTGTAACCCATGACCTCTTGACCTGTAGCTGTTCTTCACACAAGCAACTAAATTCTACTGTTGAAGCTCCAAGACGACGATGTCAATTGGGTGACAAGTCAACTCCTCGAAGCATATCAATGGATGAACTACTTAAATGGCAGCACATTCCAGTATCTAAAggctctataaataag gatCCATGTCTCCAAAgcgattcaatcacttttatatTCCGCAATGAAGTCAATGAAGGTGATGGTACTCAATCAAGTCACTGA
- the LOC140049190 gene encoding DNA repair and recombination protein RAD54B-like isoform X3: MRRSAAPSQCLGKRPCFSPPFIRATKKHCSSNSISQEDLSSVPNNKQINKFTPPTITSVVFNESLLPQSTNSKKETLKSLENHMNDADCEKEEKGHESTTSIHKTESIVEQKINSTNTNRVFADVTRLERCKQIKGKFTNPSSSNLTIHQKNEEEPESVYYAVLWCKMSKKKHKKWEGDAFLATRGKYVRLIDLDGKEIGKGSGYKSSELSTMDEGHTLFIGGKEIEVMNKISKKDWNSGRCFNAAASVAPSFESHAPLTHATVKGFIKPTKACSSNIKTAKLLPLFDPSKPDALVLPSPSPTQQWNNPAGTKGTVDVVVDPHLSKKLRPHQRQGVVFLYECVMGKHQGSGAILADDMGLGKTLQCITLIWTLLKQNPYSGSPVLRRVLIITPGSLVKNWCREFRKWLGDERIKVFAVSGEKKVQEFLHSPIYPVMIISYEMFVRSLEDVKRCKFDIMICDEGHRLKNTAIKTTTFLSSLQVKRRILLTGTPIQNDLQEFYSLIEFCNPGILGSSSSFHHVYEVPIVRSRQPDATEEDKQLGATRAAELSRITKQFVLRRSQDVINIHLPPKVENVVFCQPSNLQLQLYESILKSCILKECLTGFSNGALHLMCISAIKKLCSEPSLLLPACLEADSSIHDDNSTRLYQGLASLYPDVFTSENFSVEYSGKLKVLSQLLHSVHQNEPASKVVVVSAYTQTLDLLQRLCDSANYNFCRLDGSTPTAKRQNIVEHFNSSYSNDFVFLLSSKAGGVGLNLIGASRLVLYDVDWNPANDLQAMARIWRDGQMKKVHIYRLLTTGTIEEKIYQRQISKQGLSGAIVDANINTKTVFSTEELKTPHV; the protein is encoded by the exons ATGAGAAGGTCTGCAGCACCCTCACAATGTCTGGGAAAACGTCCTTGTTTTAGTCCTCCGTTTATCCGAGCTACTAAAAAACATTGTTCAAGCAACAGTATATCGCAAGAAGATCTGTCGTCAGTcccaaataacaaacaaataaacaaatttacacCACCAACTATCACGTCTgttgtttttaatgaatcacTCCTGCCACAGTCTACTAATTCAAAAAAAGAAACTTTAAAAAGTTTAGAAAATCATATGAATGATGCAGATTGTGAGAAAGAAGAGAAAGGACATGAAAGTACGACAAGTATACATAAAACAGAAAGTATTGttgaacaaaaaataaattcaactAACACTAACAGAGTTTTTGCAGATGTCACTAGACTTGAAAGATGCAAACAAATTAAAGGAAAGTTTACAAACCCAAGTAGCAGTAACCTAACAATCCATCAGAAAAATGAAGAGGAACCAGAGTCTGTTTACTATGCTGTACTTTG GTGTAAAATGTCCAAAAAAAAGCACAAGAAATGGGAAGGTGATG CCTTCTTAGCAACAAGAGGAAAGTATGTTCGGTTGATAGATCTTGATGGAAAGGA AATTGGCAAGGGAAGTGGCTACAAGTCAAGTGAGTTGAGTACAATGGATGAAGGCCATACACTATTCATTGGAGGTAAAGAAATTGAG GTGATGAATAAAATTTCTAAAAAAGATTGGAACTCGGGACGTTGTTTTAATGCAGCAGCATCTGTCGCACCATCTTTTGAATCTCATGCTCCTTTAACTCATGCAACAGTTAAAGGATTCATTAAGCCTACAAAGGCATGCTCTTCAAATATTAAG acTGCCAAGTTGTTACCGCTATTTGACCCCAGTAAGCCAGATGCACTTGTGCTTCCTTCTCCCTCACCCACACAACAATGGAATAATCCAGCAGGCACTAAGGGCACTGTTGATGTTGTTGTTGATCCGCACCTGAGCAAGAAACTCCGACCACATCAACGTCAAGGAGTTGTTTTCTTATATGAATGTGTAATGGGAAAACACCAAGGATCTGGAGCTATTCTGGC AGATGACATGGGTTTGGGCAAAACTTTGCAATGTATAACTTTAATATG gaCGTTATTAAAACAAAACCCTTACAGTGGATCTCCAGTGCTTCGTAGAGTTTTAATAATCACCCCTGGAAGTCTTGTTAAG aattggTGCAGAGAATTTCGAAAATGGCTCGGAGATGAGCGAATTAAAGTTTTTGCTGTTTCAGGGGAAAAGAAAGTTCAG GAATTTCTGCATTCTCCTATTTACCCTGTGATGATAATAAGCTATGAGATGTTTGTACGTTCACTTGAGGATGTTAAACGTTGTAAATTTGACATAATGATTTGTGATGAGGGACATAGACTTAAAAACACTGCTATCAAAACAACTACT TTCTTATCTAGTTTACAAGTTAAAAGAAGAATCTTATTAACTGGAACTCCAATACAG aatGATTTACAAGAATTCTACTCACTTATTGAATTCTGCAATCCTGGAATATTGG GCTCCAGTTCATCATTCCATCATGTGTATGAAGTGCCAATTGTAAGGTCTCGTCAGCCTGACGCAACTGAAGAGGACAAGCAGCTAGGTGCGACACGAGCAGCAGAG cTGTCAAGAATAACAAAACAGTTTGTGTTGAGAAGATCTCAAGatgttattaatatacatttaccTCCTAAAG TTGAGAATGTCGTATTTTGTCAACCATCTAACCTCCAACTTCAACTCTATGAGTCTATACTTAAGTCGTGTATTCTTAAGGAATGTCTAACAGGATTTTCCAATGGTGCATTACATCTTATGTGTATTTCAGCTATCAAAAAGTTATGCAGTGAACCTAGTCTTCTATTACCAGCCTGCTTAGAAGCAGACAGTAGTATACATGATGATAATTCG aCACGTCTATACCAAGGACTTGCTAGTCTCTATCCAGACGTCTTTACAAGTGAAAACTTCAGTGTTGAATATAGTGGGAAGTTAAAGGTTCTTTCACAACTGCTGCATTCAGTCCATCAAAATGAGCCTGCATCAAAAGTTGTAGTTGTGTCTGCTTATACTCAG ACATTAGATCTTTTACAGCGTCTTTGTGACTCTGCTAATTACAACTTTTGTCGTTTAGATGGCAGCACACCAACagcaaaaagacaaaatattgtTGAACATTTTAACTCCTCTTATTCCAATGATT TTGTATTTCTGTTAAGTTCCAAAGCAGGAGGTGTTGGTTTAAATCTGATTGGTGCTTCACGCCTCGTTCTGTATGACGTCGATTGGAATCCAGCCAATGATCTTCAG GCTATGGCTAGAATATGGCGAGATGGACAAATGAAAAAAGTGCATATTTACAGACTCTTGACTACA GGTACAATAGAAGAGAAAATTTACCAGCGACAGATAAGCAAGCAAGGACTTAGTGGAGCTATTGTAGATGCTAACATTAATACTAAGACTGTGTTCTCAACTGAAGAACTTAAG ACTCCGCATGTGTAA
- the LOC140049190 gene encoding DNA repair and recombination protein RAD54B-like isoform X2: protein MRRSAAPSQCLGKRPCFSPPFIRATKKHCSSNSISQEDLSSVPNNKQINKFTPPTITSVVFNESLLPQSTNSKKETLKSLENHMNDADCEKEEKGHESTTSIHKTESIVEQKINSTNTNRVFADVTRLERCKQIKGKFTNPSSSNLTIHQKNEEEPESVYYAVLWCKMSKKKHKKWEGDAFLATRGKYVRLIDLDGKEIGKGSGYKSSELSTMDEGHTLFIGGKEIEVMNKISKKDWNSGRCFNAAASVAPSFESHAPLTHATVKGFIKPTKACSSNIKTAKLLPLFDPSKPDALVLPSPSPTQQWNNPAGTKGTVDVVVDPHLSKTLQCITLIWTLLKQNPYSGSPVLRRVLIITPGSLVKNWCREFRKWLGDERIKVFAVSGEKKVQEFLHSPIYPVMIISYEMFVRSLEDVKRCKFDIMICDEGHRLKNTAIKTTTFLSSLQVKRRILLTGTPIQNDLQEFYSLIEFCNPGILGSSSSFHHVYEVPIVRSRQPDATEEDKQLGATRAAELSRITKQFVLRRSQDVINIHLPPKVENVVFCQPSNLQLQLYESILKSCILKECLTGFSNGALHLMCISAIKKLCSEPSLLLPACLEADSSIHDDNSTRLYQGLASLYPDVFTSENFSVEYSGKLKVLSQLLHSVHQNEPASKVVVVSAYTQTLDLLQRLCDSANYNFCRLDGSTPTAKRQNIVEHFNSSYSNDFVFLLSSKAGGVGLNLIGASRLVLYDVDWNPANDLQAMARIWRDGQMKKVHIYRLLTTGTIEEKIYQRQISKQGLSGAIVDANINTKTVFSTEELKDLFTLHTDSACVTHDLLTCSCSSHKQLNSTVEAPRRRCQLGDKSTPRSISMDELLKWQHIPVSKGSINKDPCLQSDSITFIFRNEVNEGDGTQSSH, encoded by the exons ATGAGAAGGTCTGCAGCACCCTCACAATGTCTGGGAAAACGTCCTTGTTTTAGTCCTCCGTTTATCCGAGCTACTAAAAAACATTGTTCAAGCAACAGTATATCGCAAGAAGATCTGTCGTCAGTcccaaataacaaacaaataaacaaatttacacCACCAACTATCACGTCTgttgtttttaatgaatcacTCCTGCCACAGTCTACTAATTCAAAAAAAGAAACTTTAAAAAGTTTAGAAAATCATATGAATGATGCAGATTGTGAGAAAGAAGAGAAAGGACATGAAAGTACGACAAGTATACATAAAACAGAAAGTATTGttgaacaaaaaataaattcaactAACACTAACAGAGTTTTTGCAGATGTCACTAGACTTGAAAGATGCAAACAAATTAAAGGAAAGTTTACAAACCCAAGTAGCAGTAACCTAACAATCCATCAGAAAAATGAAGAGGAACCAGAGTCTGTTTACTATGCTGTACTTTG GTGTAAAATGTCCAAAAAAAAGCACAAGAAATGGGAAGGTGATG CCTTCTTAGCAACAAGAGGAAAGTATGTTCGGTTGATAGATCTTGATGGAAAGGA AATTGGCAAGGGAAGTGGCTACAAGTCAAGTGAGTTGAGTACAATGGATGAAGGCCATACACTATTCATTGGAGGTAAAGAAATTGAG GTGATGAATAAAATTTCTAAAAAAGATTGGAACTCGGGACGTTGTTTTAATGCAGCAGCATCTGTCGCACCATCTTTTGAATCTCATGCTCCTTTAACTCATGCAACAGTTAAAGGATTCATTAAGCCTACAAAGGCATGCTCTTCAAATATTAAG acTGCCAAGTTGTTACCGCTATTTGACCCCAGTAAGCCAGATGCACTTGTGCTTCCTTCTCCCTCACCCACACAACAATGGAATAATCCAGCAGGCACTAAGGGCACTGTTGATGTTGTTGTTGATCCGCACCTGA GCAAAACTTTGCAATGTATAACTTTAATATG gaCGTTATTAAAACAAAACCCTTACAGTGGATCTCCAGTGCTTCGTAGAGTTTTAATAATCACCCCTGGAAGTCTTGTTAAG aattggTGCAGAGAATTTCGAAAATGGCTCGGAGATGAGCGAATTAAAGTTTTTGCTGTTTCAGGGGAAAAGAAAGTTCAG GAATTTCTGCATTCTCCTATTTACCCTGTGATGATAATAAGCTATGAGATGTTTGTACGTTCACTTGAGGATGTTAAACGTTGTAAATTTGACATAATGATTTGTGATGAGGGACATAGACTTAAAAACACTGCTATCAAAACAACTACT TTCTTATCTAGTTTACAAGTTAAAAGAAGAATCTTATTAACTGGAACTCCAATACAG aatGATTTACAAGAATTCTACTCACTTATTGAATTCTGCAATCCTGGAATATTGG GCTCCAGTTCATCATTCCATCATGTGTATGAAGTGCCAATTGTAAGGTCTCGTCAGCCTGACGCAACTGAAGAGGACAAGCAGCTAGGTGCGACACGAGCAGCAGAG cTGTCAAGAATAACAAAACAGTTTGTGTTGAGAAGATCTCAAGatgttattaatatacatttaccTCCTAAAG TTGAGAATGTCGTATTTTGTCAACCATCTAACCTCCAACTTCAACTCTATGAGTCTATACTTAAGTCGTGTATTCTTAAGGAATGTCTAACAGGATTTTCCAATGGTGCATTACATCTTATGTGTATTTCAGCTATCAAAAAGTTATGCAGTGAACCTAGTCTTCTATTACCAGCCTGCTTAGAAGCAGACAGTAGTATACATGATGATAATTCG aCACGTCTATACCAAGGACTTGCTAGTCTCTATCCAGACGTCTTTACAAGTGAAAACTTCAGTGTTGAATATAGTGGGAAGTTAAAGGTTCTTTCACAACTGCTGCATTCAGTCCATCAAAATGAGCCTGCATCAAAAGTTGTAGTTGTGTCTGCTTATACTCAG ACATTAGATCTTTTACAGCGTCTTTGTGACTCTGCTAATTACAACTTTTGTCGTTTAGATGGCAGCACACCAACagcaaaaagacaaaatattgtTGAACATTTTAACTCCTCTTATTCCAATGATT TTGTATTTCTGTTAAGTTCCAAAGCAGGAGGTGTTGGTTTAAATCTGATTGGTGCTTCACGCCTCGTTCTGTATGACGTCGATTGGAATCCAGCCAATGATCTTCAG GCTATGGCTAGAATATGGCGAGATGGACAAATGAAAAAAGTGCATATTTACAGACTCTTGACTACA GGTACAATAGAAGAGAAAATTTACCAGCGACAGATAAGCAAGCAAGGACTTAGTGGAGCTATTGTAGATGCTAACATTAATACTAAGACTGTGTTCTCAACTGAAGAACTTAAG GATCTGTTTACACTACACACAGACTCCGCATGTGTAACCCATGACCTCTTGACCTGTAGCTGTTCTTCACACAAGCAACTAAATTCTACTGTTGAAGCTCCAAGACGACGATGTCAATTGGGTGACAAGTCAACTCCTCGAAGCATATCAATGGATGAACTACTTAAATGGCAGCACATTCCAGTATCTAAAggctctataaataag gatCCATGTCTCCAAAgcgattcaatcacttttatatTCCGCAATGAAGTCAATGAAGGTGATGGTACTCAATCAAGTCACTGA